In Rubrivirga marina, the following are encoded in one genomic region:
- a CDS encoding phosphoglucomutase/phosphomannomutase family protein produces the protein MSEITFGTDGWRAVIAEDYTFDNLTRVARATAAWVQKQDAGDGSVVVGHDTRFQGPAFARHVACVFASAGVHVHLAEAFATTPAVSWATNDRGATAGIVITASHNPPEYNGFKIKGHFGGPATPAMIREVEAELAALKGRFTLRPYDALVADGLIETFDLQAGYVDLLRQRLDLDAIKEAATRVAYDAMYGAGQGVVTELLGKPRVEELHHELNPGMHGQAPEPIERNLEGLLETVTAENCGIGLATDGDADRIGLVDEEGQFVDSHKILALLVKYLHEEKGLRGDIVKTFSTTDMLDRMGETYGLDVTTTPIGFKYIGPKIVEGDVLVGGEESGGMAIKGHIPERDGLFIGMTVVEMMVKRERTLSGLVRELMDEFGPHYQSRQDLHTTEDRKQAVLQHLQADGLAEVDGQPVTATETLDGFKFRVADGWLMFRASGTEPVLRIYSEAPSQEAADALVAWGVRFVEGDG, from the coding sequence ATGAGCGAGATCACGTTCGGCACGGACGGCTGGCGCGCCGTCATCGCCGAGGACTACACCTTCGACAACCTGACCCGCGTGGCGCGCGCGACGGCGGCCTGGGTCCAGAAGCAGGACGCCGGGGACGGGTCCGTGGTGGTGGGACACGACACGCGGTTCCAGGGCCCAGCCTTCGCGCGGCACGTCGCGTGCGTGTTCGCCAGCGCGGGCGTCCACGTCCACCTCGCCGAGGCGTTCGCGACGACGCCGGCCGTGAGCTGGGCCACAAACGACCGCGGCGCGACGGCCGGCATCGTCATCACGGCCAGCCACAACCCGCCCGAGTACAACGGGTTCAAGATCAAGGGCCACTTCGGCGGGCCGGCCACGCCGGCCATGATCCGAGAGGTCGAGGCCGAGCTGGCCGCGCTCAAGGGCCGGTTCACGCTCAGGCCCTACGACGCCCTCGTGGCCGACGGGCTCATCGAGACGTTCGACCTCCAGGCCGGCTACGTCGACCTCCTGCGCCAGCGGCTCGACCTCGACGCCATCAAGGAGGCCGCCACGCGCGTGGCCTACGACGCGATGTACGGCGCCGGCCAAGGTGTCGTGACCGAGCTGCTGGGGAAGCCGCGCGTCGAGGAGCTCCACCACGAGCTCAACCCCGGGATGCACGGCCAGGCGCCCGAGCCCATCGAGCGGAACCTGGAGGGCCTCCTCGAGACCGTGACGGCCGAGAACTGCGGGATCGGCCTCGCCACCGACGGTGACGCCGACCGGATCGGACTCGTCGACGAGGAGGGCCAGTTCGTCGACTCGCACAAGATCCTCGCGCTCCTCGTCAAGTACCTCCACGAGGAGAAAGGGCTCAGGGGCGACATCGTCAAGACGTTCTCGACGACCGACATGCTCGACCGGATGGGCGAGACCTACGGCCTCGACGTCACGACGACGCCCATCGGGTTCAAGTACATCGGCCCGAAGATCGTCGAGGGCGACGTGCTCGTCGGCGGCGAGGAGTCGGGCGGGATGGCCATCAAGGGCCACATCCCCGAGCGCGACGGCCTGTTCATCGGCATGACCGTCGTCGAGATGATGGTCAAGCGCGAGCGGACGCTCTCGGGCCTCGTCCGCGAACTGATGGACGAGTTCGGTCCGCACTACCAGTCGCGCCAGGACCTCCACACGACCGAGGACCGAAAGCAGGCCGTGCTGCAGCACCTCCAGGCCGACGGCCTCGCCGAGGTCGACGGGCAGCCGGTCACGGCGACCGAGACGCTCGACGGGTTCAAGTTCCGCGTGGCGGACGGCTGGCTCATGTTCCGGGCCTCCGGCACGGAGCCGGTCCTCCGCATCTACTCCGAGGCGCCCAGCCAGGAGGCGGCCGACGCGCTCGTGGCCTGGGGCGTCCGGTTCGTCGAGGGCGACGGCTGA
- a CDS encoding heavy metal translocating P-type ATPase, translating into MWRVEAVFAGLALAGLVGGLWAEWQGAAVASAAGYAVAYAFGGWFGLRAGLESLRERSVDIDLLMVLAALGALAIGAPFEGAMLLFLFSLSNVLQHVAIGRSRRAIGALMELRPDAALVQRDGEWVETPVEAVAVGDVFRVRPGDRVPLDGVVVEGQSEVDQASLTGESVPVPKGAGDEVFGGTTVGGGALDVRVTKPAGESAIARVIALVEDAQSRKAETQRLIDRFEQPYALAVIGMTLVAIALPLLGWGAPFRPTFYRAMTLMVAASPCALVISTPAAVLSAIAAAARSGVLFKGGATVEEAAGVRAVAFDKTGTLTAGQTRLTDVVPLAEGLTDDGLVALAASVQARSEHHLARATVREAEARGLDVEEAAAFEATAGRGVGASIGGRVVRIGNPQHVDGREVAGLDAALAEVDRLRGMARTAVVVTEADAAGERALGVMAFADILRPTAAETVRRLRAAGVEHVVVLTGDTAAVAEAVGREAGVDAVYADLLPEAKVELIRELEARWGGVAMVGDGVNDAPALAAATLGIAMGGGGTDVALETADVVLMGDDLGKIPYLLRLSRRTRRTLAVNIAISLGAIVVMVVTILGVGLALPLAVVGHEGSTVLVSLNGLRLLGARDRR; encoded by the coding sequence ATGTGGCGAGTCGAGGCCGTGTTCGCCGGCCTCGCGCTGGCCGGACTGGTGGGCGGGCTCTGGGCCGAGTGGCAGGGCGCGGCCGTCGCCAGCGCCGCGGGCTACGCGGTGGCGTACGCCTTCGGCGGGTGGTTCGGGCTCCGGGCCGGGCTCGAGTCGCTCCGCGAGCGGTCGGTCGACATCGACCTGCTCATGGTCCTCGCGGCGCTCGGCGCGCTCGCGATCGGGGCGCCCTTCGAGGGGGCGATGCTCCTCTTCCTGTTCTCGCTCTCGAACGTGCTCCAGCACGTCGCCATCGGGCGGAGCCGGCGGGCCATCGGCGCGCTCATGGAGCTCCGACCCGACGCCGCGCTCGTCCAGCGCGACGGCGAGTGGGTCGAGACGCCCGTCGAGGCGGTCGCGGTCGGCGACGTGTTTCGCGTCCGGCCCGGCGACCGGGTCCCGCTCGACGGCGTCGTGGTCGAGGGCCAGAGCGAAGTCGACCAGGCCTCGCTGACGGGCGAGAGCGTGCCGGTGCCGAAGGGCGCCGGCGACGAGGTGTTCGGCGGGACGACCGTCGGCGGCGGCGCGCTCGACGTCCGCGTGACGAAGCCGGCGGGGGAGAGCGCCATCGCGCGCGTGATCGCGCTCGTCGAGGACGCGCAGTCGCGGAAGGCCGAGACGCAGCGGCTCATCGACCGGTTCGAGCAGCCGTACGCGCTCGCCGTGATCGGGATGACGCTCGTCGCCATCGCGCTCCCGCTCCTCGGCTGGGGCGCCCCGTTCCGGCCGACGTTCTACCGCGCCATGACGCTGATGGTGGCCGCCAGCCCGTGCGCGCTCGTCATCTCGACGCCGGCCGCCGTCCTCAGCGCGATCGCCGCGGCGGCCCGGAGCGGCGTCCTCTTCAAGGGCGGCGCGACCGTCGAGGAGGCCGCGGGCGTCCGCGCCGTCGCGTTCGACAAGACGGGCACCCTGACGGCCGGGCAGACGCGCCTGACCGACGTGGTGCCTCTGGCAGAGGGCCTCACCGACGACGGCCTCGTGGCCCTCGCGGCGTCCGTGCAAGCGCGGAGCGAGCACCACCTCGCGCGGGCGACGGTCCGCGAGGCCGAGGCGCGCGGGCTGGACGTGGAGGAGGCGGCCGCGTTCGAAGCCACCGCCGGCCGCGGCGTGGGGGCGAGCATCGGCGGGCGGGTCGTGCGGATCGGCAACCCGCAGCACGTCGACGGGCGCGAGGTCGCCGGCCTCGACGCCGCGCTCGCCGAGGTCGACCGGCTCCGCGGAATGGCGCGGACGGCCGTCGTCGTGACGGAGGCGGACGCCGCGGGCGAGCGCGCGCTCGGCGTGATGGCCTTCGCCGACATCCTCCGGCCGACGGCCGCCGAGACGGTCCGCCGCCTCCGGGCGGCCGGCGTCGAGCACGTCGTGGTCCTCACCGGCGACACGGCCGCCGTCGCCGAGGCCGTGGGCCGCGAGGCCGGCGTCGACGCGGTCTATGCCGATCTCTTGCCGGAGGCGAAGGTCGAACTCATCCGCGAACTGGAGGCGCGGTGGGGCGGCGTGGCGATGGTGGGCGACGGCGTCAACGACGCGCCGGCGCTGGCGGCGGCGACGCTCGGCATCGCCATGGGCGGCGGCGGCACCGACGTCGCGCTCGAGACGGCCGACGTGGTCCTCATGGGCGACGACCTCGGCAAGATCCCGTACCTCCTCCGCCTGAGCCGCCGGACGCGCCGGACGCTGGCGGTCAACATCGCGATCTCGCTCGGCGCCATCGTCGTGATGGTCGTGACGATCCTCGGCGTCGGGCTCGCGCTCCCGCTGGCGGTCGTCGGGCACGAGGGGAGCACCGTCCTCGTGTCGCTCAACGGCCTCCGCCTTCTCGGCGCCCGCGACCGGCGCTGA
- a CDS encoding aspartate:alanine exchanger family transporter codes for MVALLTESPVLLLVVVAALGYVLGRIRVLGTRLGVAAVLFAGLGVGALDPALALPEFTVALGLVLFVYTIGLSSGPGFFASFRRKGVRDNVLAVGVLLGGAGLAAALAVALDLPAAVATGMYTGATTNTPALAAVLDYVASYVPPDVAARIADEPVVGYSLAYPVGVVGSIVAIAVAQRAWRIDYAAEAARVRGHESIPEAVDRRTVRVTRPEATEPSVGELADRYGGAVRFGRVQREGQRLPAPGDHLREGDLVSVVGAPDALDRVAADLGAEDGAPLVVDRGQVDYRRVFVSSHEVAGRRIGDLGLMDRFGAVVTRVRRGDVEWLARDDTVLEPGDRVRVVAPTAALPAVSRFFGDSYKALSEIDLLTFSLGLAAGLLVGLVPVPLPGGLTFRLGLAGGPLVVGLVLGTLGRTGPLVWHLPYSGNLVLRQFGLVLFFAGIGTRSGHTFLTTLTETGGAAIVAAGAAVTFASAVAALWIGRKVLRMPMGLLIGIVAGIQSQPAVLSYALDQSGDDLPNVGYTTVFPVAIILKILLAQILLASLL; via the coding sequence ATGGTCGCCCTGCTCACGGAGAGCCCGGTCCTGCTCCTCGTCGTCGTCGCGGCGCTGGGCTACGTGCTCGGGCGGATCCGTGTGTTGGGGACGCGGCTGGGCGTGGCGGCCGTCCTTTTCGCCGGCCTCGGCGTTGGCGCGCTCGACCCCGCGCTCGCGCTCCCGGAGTTCACCGTCGCGCTCGGCCTCGTCCTGTTCGTCTACACGATCGGGCTGAGCAGCGGGCCCGGGTTCTTCGCGTCGTTCCGGCGGAAGGGCGTCCGCGACAACGTGCTGGCGGTCGGCGTGCTGCTCGGGGGGGCCGGGCTGGCGGCCGCGCTCGCCGTGGCGCTGGACCTGCCCGCGGCCGTCGCGACGGGGATGTACACCGGCGCCACGACCAACACGCCGGCCCTCGCGGCCGTGCTCGACTACGTCGCGTCGTACGTCCCGCCCGACGTCGCCGCGCGGATCGCGGACGAGCCGGTCGTGGGCTACTCCCTCGCCTACCCCGTCGGCGTCGTCGGATCGATCGTGGCGATCGCCGTGGCGCAGCGGGCCTGGCGGATCGACTATGCCGCCGAGGCGGCCCGGGTCCGCGGCCACGAGTCGATCCCGGAGGCCGTCGACCGGCGGACGGTCCGCGTGACGCGGCCGGAGGCGACGGAGCCGAGCGTCGGCGAGCTGGCCGACCGCTACGGCGGGGCCGTCCGGTTCGGGCGCGTCCAGCGGGAGGGCCAGCGGCTCCCGGCGCCCGGCGACCACCTCCGCGAGGGCGACCTCGTCAGCGTCGTCGGCGCGCCCGACGCGCTCGACCGCGTCGCCGCCGACCTCGGCGCCGAGGACGGCGCGCCCCTCGTCGTCGACCGCGGGCAGGTCGACTACCGCCGCGTGTTTGTGTCGTCGCACGAGGTGGCCGGCCGACGGATCGGCGACCTCGGCCTGATGGACCGGTTCGGCGCCGTCGTCACGCGCGTCCGCCGCGGCGACGTCGAGTGGCTGGCCCGCGACGACACCGTGCTCGAGCCCGGCGACCGCGTCCGGGTCGTCGCGCCGACGGCCGCGCTCCCCGCGGTGAGCCGCTTTTTCGGCGACTCGTACAAAGCGCTGAGTGAGATCGACCTCCTCACGTTCAGCCTCGGGTTGGCGGCCGGGCTCCTCGTCGGGCTCGTCCCGGTCCCCCTCCCCGGGGGCCTCACGTTCCGGCTGGGCCTGGCCGGCGGGCCGCTCGTGGTGGGCCTCGTGCTCGGGACGCTCGGGCGGACCGGCCCGCTCGTGTGGCACCTTCCGTACAGCGGCAACCTCGTGCTCCGCCAGTTCGGGCTCGTCCTGTTCTTCGCCGGCATCGGCACGCGGTCGGGCCACACGTTCCTGACGACGCTGACCGAGACCGGCGGGGCGGCCATCGTCGCCGCAGGCGCCGCCGTCACGTTCGCCAGCGCCGTCGCCGCGCTGTGGATCGGGCGGAAGGTGCTCCGGATGCCGATGGGCCTGCTCATCGGGATCGTGGCCGGCATCCAGTCGCAGCCGGCCGTGCTGAGCTACGCCCTCGACCAGAGCGGCGACGACCTCCCGAACGTGGGCTACACGACCGTCTTCCCGGTCGCGATCATCCTCAAGATCCTCCTGGCCCAGATCCTGCTGGCGTCGCTCCTCTAG
- a CDS encoding SprT-like domain-containing protein, whose protein sequence is MPDLDHARALAERLMSALGRDLLGAPLTDLGWSFGFDRARRRLGACHPTGRRITLSAHLTRTLSAAEVEETLRHEVAHAIDVERRGETSHDATWRAIAIACGARPERCHTGTLPADPTAPYLASCPSCEAHHDLYRQPIHPRRCSACARAGRPAYVRIVHRRTGRVIWPGGATVGAYGGTAGVTATCPGCGTVHRRARRPSRRTACATCCGHHADGRFDARFRLVYRPPR, encoded by the coding sequence ATGCCCGATCTCGACCACGCCCGCGCGCTCGCCGAGCGCCTGATGAGCGCCCTCGGCCGGGATCTCCTCGGCGCCCCCCTCACCGATCTCGGGTGGTCGTTCGGGTTCGACCGCGCGCGGCGGCGGCTCGGGGCGTGCCACCCGACCGGCCGGCGGATTACGCTCTCGGCCCACCTCACACGCACGCTCTCGGCCGCCGAGGTCGAGGAGACGCTCCGCCACGAGGTCGCCCACGCCATCGACGTCGAGCGGCGCGGCGAGACGTCGCACGACGCCACGTGGCGAGCGATCGCCATCGCCTGCGGCGCCCGGCCCGAGCGGTGCCACACGGGCACGCTCCCCGCCGACCCGACGGCGCCGTACCTCGCCTCATGTCCGTCCTGCGAGGCCCACCACGACCTCTACCGCCAGCCGATCCACCCCCGGCGGTGCTCGGCGTGCGCGCGGGCGGGACGGCCGGCCTACGTCCGCATCGTCCACCGGCGGACGGGCCGGGTGATCTGGCCCGGCGGCGCCACGGTCGGGGCCTACGGCGGGACGGCCGGCGTCACGGCGACGTGCCCGGGCTGCGGGACGGTCCACCGTCGCGCCCGGCGCCCTTCGCGGCGGACGGCCTGCGCCACGTGCTGCGGGCACCACGCCGACGGCCGGTTCGACGCCCGCTTCCGGCTCGTGTACCGCCCGCCTCGGTAG
- the gndA gene encoding NADP-dependent phosphogluconate dehydrogenase — translation MSTPHLGVVGLGVMGRNLALNALDAGNDVSGTDLGEDAVRGFEQEAARPVTATTDIGAFLDALPRPRNILVMVPAGPPVDAVLGTLAPKLDEGDLVIDGGNSHFPDTQRRHDEMAQQGLHFFGMGVSGGEEGARLGPSMMPGGPKAPYARVAPVLEGMAAKVDGEPCVAHLGAGASGHYVKMVHNGIEYGLMQLLAEAYDLLKRGAGLGNQRMGDLFSQWNDGELRSYLVEITADILHHPYTVEVDPDEAPGDEAPPEGMTGRYLLDYILDTAAQKGTGKWTSQDALDLGVPTPTIDAAVTARYLSALKDERVAASDLLGDPAGRAPGDPEDLVDALGDALLAAFLVTYAQGFALLKRASDAYEFGLDLGTVARVWRGGCIIRADLLETFREAFRADEDLPNLLVAPVVAEKLIGHRGALRRAVGLGTQAGIPTPCLSTALAYLDAYRSAWLPANLVAAQRDYFGAHTFQRTDQDGTFHVQWEPAGL, via the coding sequence ATGTCCACCCCCCACCTCGGCGTCGTCGGCCTCGGCGTCATGGGCCGCAACCTCGCCCTCAACGCGCTCGACGCCGGAAACGACGTCTCGGGTACCGACCTCGGCGAGGACGCCGTCCGCGGCTTCGAGCAGGAGGCCGCCAGGCCCGTCACGGCCACGACCGACATCGGCGCGTTCCTCGACGCGCTCCCACGGCCCCGCAACATCCTCGTGATGGTCCCGGCCGGCCCGCCGGTCGACGCCGTTCTGGGCACGCTGGCTCCGAAGCTCGACGAGGGTGACCTCGTCATCGACGGTGGCAACTCGCACTTCCCCGACACGCAGAGGCGGCACGACGAGATGGCCCAGCAGGGCCTCCACTTTTTCGGGATGGGCGTCTCGGGCGGCGAGGAGGGCGCCCGCCTCGGGCCGAGCATGATGCCCGGCGGGCCGAAGGCGCCCTACGCCCGCGTCGCGCCGGTCCTTGAGGGGATGGCGGCCAAGGTCGACGGCGAGCCGTGCGTGGCGCACCTCGGCGCTGGCGCCTCCGGCCACTACGTCAAGATGGTCCACAACGGGATCGAGTACGGGCTGATGCAGCTCCTCGCCGAGGCCTACGACCTCCTCAAGCGCGGCGCCGGGCTCGGCAACCAGCGGATGGGCGACTTGTTCAGCCAGTGGAACGACGGCGAGCTCCGGAGCTACCTCGTCGAGATCACGGCCGACATCCTCCACCACCCCTACACCGTCGAGGTCGACCCCGACGAGGCGCCCGGCGACGAGGCCCCGCCCGAGGGGATGACCGGCCGCTACCTCCTCGACTACATCCTCGACACGGCCGCGCAGAAGGGGACCGGCAAGTGGACGAGCCAGGACGCCCTCGACCTCGGCGTCCCGACGCCGACCATCGACGCGGCGGTCACGGCCCGCTACCTCTCAGCGCTCAAGGACGAGCGCGTGGCGGCCAGCGACCTCCTCGGCGACCCCGCCGGCCGCGCCCCCGGCGACCCCGAGGACCTCGTCGACGCTCTCGGCGACGCGCTCCTGGCGGCGTTCCTCGTGACCTACGCCCAGGGCTTCGCGCTCCTCAAGCGCGCGAGCGACGCCTACGAGTTCGGGCTCGACCTCGGGACCGTCGCCCGGGTCTGGCGCGGCGGCTGCATCATCCGCGCCGACCTCCTCGAGACGTTCCGCGAGGCGTTCCGCGCCGACGAGGACCTCCCGAACCTCCTCGTGGCGCCCGTCGTCGCCGAGAAGCTGATCGGCCACCGCGGCGCGCTCCGGCGGGCGGTCGGCCTCGGGACGCAGGCCGGCATCCCCACGCCGTGCCTCTCGACGGCCCTCGCCTACCTCGACGCCTACCGCAGCGCCTGGCTCCCAGCCAACCTCGTCGCCGCCCAGCGCGACTACTTCGGCGCCCACACCTTCCAGCGGACCGACCAGGACGGCACGTTCCACGTCCAGTGGGAGCCGGCCGGTCTGTGA